Below is a window of Myroides profundi DNA.
CTGCTTTAACCTATTCATAAGGATTGAATACTCTAAAGTAAGTAAAAACACAGTATAGTAGAACCACTATTTATTCTTTCTCATCTCTAATGGACGTGTTCCTGTAAACTCACAGAACGCATTGCTAAATGCTCCTAGCGTAACATATCCTACTGTATTGGCTATTTCGCTGACAGAGTGCTCAGTCTTCATCAGTAGTTCTATGGCTTTCACGATACGCAATGCTTTTAAGTATTGTAAGAAGGAGATTTGTAATTCAGCTTGGAAGAGGCGTGATACAGAGCGTTCACTCATATTAAACTTGTTGCTGATATCCGTCAGCGTTAATGGAAGTCCAAAACTACTGTCAAGATAGTCTGTTATCTTAGTAATGCGTGGATTATCACTAAATGGAAGTTGTAACTGTATATTCTTATTGATAAAAGTGGGTAGAATATTTTTTAAAGCTTGTAGAAATACAAAATTAGGCGTGTCTTGATTGACCATCTTATCATGCCAACACACCGTATAAGCTATCATCTCTATTAATAGATCTGAAGCGGCGTATATCCCTAGTGTAGTATAAAAAGGATCTTTATCATCATCAGAGGTATAAAAATACAAGGAGTGAAGAACAGTAGCAGAGTTACTTAATCTCAATATATGTGGTACTCCCTCAGGGATCCAAAAGAAGTACTTCGCTGGTACAACATAAGTGACATTGTCTACAGTCACATAAGTTATTCCTCCTTCTACATATGTGAGTTGTCCTTTTTGATGTTGATGTAAAGGATATCTTTTTGTCGATTTCTCATGATTGATAAATACGCCTTCTTCTATACTATCGATAAACTCTAAGGAATCGATGATCTTCATTGTAGTGCTTCTTTTTAATGAACGCAAAAGTATATAATGATTTTGTCTGTTTTGAATAAAAAAATGACTATTTAAGAAATACAAGATATATCGTACTCATTTTACTTTTGTCCGATTTTAAAAACAACGTATGAAACTTGGGGATTTCCACTTATTAGCTGTACTCACCAGCTGTGTTACTATGGGGTATTGTCAGAGTACTACTCTATCAATTTCCAACAAGGATACAATACAACTCAGTCTTCAAGAGATTTGGGAACAAACAGATCTTGGTAGTAAAAGAAGCTTGATTCAAGCCAAAGAATTACAGATTAGAAAAGAGAATACGGATGATGCACGCATCGGTAGATATCCAGTGTTTAATGCCTTCGGTAAAGCAGAAAAGGCAAGTAATATCCCTGTCTATACAAATGGAATATTTAATAAACCCGAACAACATGATGTGATACATACGCTCTATAATACAGGAGTGTCTATGTACTTAAATCTATATAGTGGCAATAGACAAAATCTAGAAATAGTAGAGCGAAAAACTTTAGAAGCTAAAGCGAATATTGAAGCAGATATGACTAAATCAGAAGTTCGGTTAGAGGCAATCAAGAGTTATTTGGCTTTAGCGAAACTATCTCGTTTTAAAAAAGTGATTACACAAGATATTGCCGAACATAAAGAGCAGTTAATCGAAATAGAACATTTATATAAGAATGGAGTAGTGTTAAAGAGTGATGTGCTTCGTGTGACTATGGAAATCTCGAAGAGAGAAATGACCTTAGTACAACTCCAAAATGATCTCTCTATAGAAAACCAAAAGCTGGTTATATTGACAGGGCGTAAGGATACAGATTTTATTAAACCACAAGATTCCTTCAATGAAGAACTATTCTTAGAATCTTATGATGAGGCTTTAGATATTGCCTTAGAACACGGGTTTAAACACTTGCTGTCAGAAGAGAGCTTGGTATTAAGTGAAATCGAACAGAAAAAGGTGAAAGCTAATACTAAACCTAGTATTGGCTTAATAGGAAACTTCACTATGGCTAATCCACAGATATTCTTGTATCCGTATAATCCTAGTTGGTACAGTTTAGGGACTATCGGAGTACAGATATCATTTCCTATTTCTAATTTATATCAGAATGTACACAAGGTTCGCAGTCGTGCTTTAGAACATGAGAAAGAGGAGTTACAACATCAATATGTACAAGATCAAATAAAAGAAGAGGTACAACAGGCATATTTAAGATATCAAGAATCATTGGTACAGATAGAGGTGTGTACAAAGAATAAAGAACATGCGGCAGAGAATGCACGTATTACTAAGAGTACTTACTTTAATAAAATCTCTTTGCTTACAGATTTATTAGATGCTGATGTACAACATTTACAAACACAATTTGAACTAGAAGCTGCCAAGTTAGACAGCATTTATAAATACTATACTCTTCAATTCGCTAAAGGCTTATTATAATGGATATTAAAACTCGTATTAAAATTACAGATCGCCTAATCACACGTATTACGCGCTATCTAGCTTCTATTATCATTTTGATAGGAAGTCTTTGGGGAATTCACACACTATGGATGTATTGGAAATATGAACAAACCAATGATGCTCAAGTACAAGAATACATTAATCCTGTTATTTCTAGAGTAGGAGGTTTCTTAACAGAAGTGCGCTTTGAGGAGAATCAAATAGTGAATAAAGGAGATACCCTATTAGTGGTGGATAATCGAGAGTACACTTATGATCAAGCAACCACTTCTGCTGAGATAGCGAAACAGTATGCATTGATAAAGGAATTAGACGCTCGTCAATATACATTGTCTCAAACTGCTGCTGCTGCAAAGAGCCAAATCCAAGGGAGAGAATCTAAATATCATCAACAGGAGTTGGATTATCAGCGATATAAGAAACTCTATGAAGAAGATGCAGCTACTGCACAAATGCTAGAGGAGAAGCAGGCACAATTAAATATAGGACAGAGTGATTATAATACTAGTGTAGAGCACGCTCGAGCTGCTACAGCTAGTATAGCAGATATTGAAGCACAGAAACAAGTTTTATTAAAAGAGATTACTCGATTACAAGAACTTGAGAAGTATAAGAATCTGACTGTAGGTTATGCCGTTATCACTGCACCTTATAGAGGGAGAATGGGGAAGAGGAGCATTGACTTAGGTCAGATGATTTCTGTAGGTCAGGTGCTTACCTATATCGTTAATGACGAAACACCGAAGTGGATTATTGCTAATTTTAAAGAAACACAAATACGCAATATACAGATAGGTCATCAGGTAGAGGTAGTCGCAGATGCTTATCCTGATAGACAGTTTATAGGAAAGGTTATTTCTATAGCTCCAGCTACTGGTTCTAGTTTTTCTTTATTACCACCAGATAATGCCACAGGTAACTTTGTAAAGATTGTACAGCGTATACCTGTACGCATAGAAATAATATCACCTGCTGATTCGGAAGAATTATTAAAAGCGGGTATGAATGTCAATGTTTTTATAGCTAAAAAACAATCTAATGCAAAATAACGAAGCGTCTCAGTTATTCGTTGATTGGATTCCAGAGTGGATGATACACGTCATTCTTTTTGTACTTTTAATGCCGAGTATTGTCTTGTTTTTCCTGCCAGCTGCTAATGCTACAGCAGCTGCAGGATACTTTGGATGTGATCCACGAGACATTCAGTTTTCTGTGTCTCTATTGTATGCAGGTTTTGTCTCTTTTTATAGTTTAGAACGACGTTTCTTTACGTATTTAGCGACTAAAGAATACTTTATTCTATTTAATGTATTACAGATAGTAGGCTGTATAGTACTGTATAATGTACAAGCGCTATGCATTGTTTTTCCTGTTCGCTTTTTACAAGGAATGTTATTTGCTAGTACAGTTAATCTATCTATTTCTACATTATATGTCCGTTTAGATAGTTCTAAAGCTAGGGAGATTAGCTTCTCGTGCTTCTACGGTATTTTGATTTGTGCAACACCCTTTAATCAATTAATTACTTCAGATTTAGTAGATCAGTACGACTATTCCTTTTTGTATAAAATTGCCTCTTTTTCTTTTATACCAGGGTTAATATTAATTATGCTGACTATGCGCTTTGTACGGCTCCAGCGTAAGTTGCCTTTGTATAGTCTAGATTGGGAGAGCTTTGTGTTATTTTCAGTAGTGGTAGTACTGTTTGGATATCTTACTATTTATGGGCAACAGTATTATTGGTTTGAAGATCGCGATATTCGTTTAATAGGATTGACGATTTTGATTACCTTATTCTTCTTTGTATGGAGACAAAAGCATTTGAAGAGACCTTATATTAATTGGCATGTATGGAAGTATCGCAACTTTAAGATAGGATTGTTCTTATTGTTTATTCTTTATATCTGTCGTTTTGCATCAGGGATTACAAATACACATTTTATTAACTCACTTCATTTAGACCCGAGGCATCTTTCTTATCTAAATAGCTTTAATTTAATAGGACTTGTGACAGGAGTGATACTTGCATGTGTTTGGTTGATTAATCGTCGCCCTATGCGCTTTATATGGAGTCTAGGATTTATTGCGCTGTTTTTGTTTCACGTGGGGATGTATATGCAGTTTGCCCCTAGTGCTAATCCAGATGATTATTATCTTCTTTTGTTTTGTCAAGGTTTAGGAGTAGGAGTTTTAATGGTACCTATTATAGTTTATTGTGTTACTTCAGTGCCTGTATCACTTAGTGCTTCTGCTGCAGCTGTATGTTTAGGTGTACGTTACTTTGGTTATACATGTAGTATAGCGATTATGAATTATTATAGTTTGTACAGTTCTAATCGTCATTTAAGTCGTTTCTTAGATTATTTGAATATCGCTAATCCTATACTAGAGACTAAGCTTACTCAGAATACTATGAAGTTAAAAAGTAGAGGTATGCCCAGTTCTATAGCTGAGAAAGCAAGTGAAAAGATAATGTTATCTGATCTTAGCAAACAAATAGAGTTGAGGTATGCAATGGATTACTTCGAGATACTTAGTTTACTTTTATTAGTGATTATCATCTTAGTACTCTTCACACCTTATTTAAGTAAAACATGGGTTTACTTAAAATCAAAAAGTGTTTCACCCTTTTAGTTTTATATTTTTTTTCAAAAAAGTAGGAGAGTCGTCTAGTACTCTTCTGCTTTTTAGTTAAGGTCAAAAAAAAATCCTAAGCGTTAACTTAGGATTTTCTTGTACTCGAGGCGGGACTTGAACCCGCACGGGCATTACTACCCACTGGATTTTAAGTCCAGCGTGTCTACCACTTCCACCACTCGAGCGTCTTCTGTAGACTGCAAGACTACTTCTGTATTGCGAGTGCAAATGTAGAATATTATTTTTTACTATACAACTAATAAAAGATGTTTTTATAAATAAAAAAGATTAGAATATTCTTATTTGTTGATTAATAGGTGGTTATTAAGTGTTCTTTTTGAAAATAATTTAATAAACAGGAATTGAATTCTAATCATGATTACTGATGTATTGGAATTAGTAAGGCGAAAGAGTGTTCTCTCTATGAAATCAACACTATTGTAGTATTGCGTTTTCTATCGGATGTCGATATTGAGATCTGGGTATATAAAATAAAAAATCCCAAGCGTTAGCTTGGGATTCTCTGTACTCGAGGCGGGACTTGAACCCGCACGGGCATTACTACCCACTGGATTTTAAGTCCAGCGTGTCTACCACTTCCACCACTCGAGCGTCTTCTGTAGACTGCGATACTATTTCTGTATTGCGAGTGCAAAAATAGAGTATTGTTTTTTAGTGTGCAAGAAAAATAGAGTATTTTTTACTGAGAATTATTCTGTTTTGTTTTTCCATTCTTCTAACTCATTTATTGTTAGTTTAATGAGTTTTGAATACATGTACTTTACTAATGCCTTTTACTAGTACAATGCCTATTTTGATTTTAAGCATTATATAGAATTTGTTCTTTTTCATTAAAATATTGCTTGAGCTATATTTCACATAAGCAGAGTAGCGACTATTAGATTGATATTAGTAGAAGGGAGGTTATAAGATGATCTAGTTGACGAATATAACTTTATAAACAAAAAAAAATCCCAAGCGTTAACTTGGGATTCTCTGTACTCGAGGCGGGACTTGAACCCGCACGGGCATTACTACCCACTGGATTTTAAGTCCAGCGTGTCTACCACTTCCACCACTCGAGCTCAATTGGCATTGACTGCACACGTTTTTTCGTGATTGCGAGGGCAAATATAGAAGGTTTTTCTATAAAATAAAAAGACTTTTTTTATTTTTTTTAAACGATTCTATGGAGTCCTGTAAATCAGTTTTTTATAATAACTAGATTATGCTTACTCTGCGTCAAATATATCTTCTGAAGGGAAACTTCCAAAGATATCTAAAGATAAATCTAGTATCTCAGCGTTAGCAAAGTTTGATTTGATCTCGTCCATTGCCTTTTCAAATCTTAGTTCGGTATTAAATCTTCTACTGTTGGCATAGATCTTTTTATCTATTGCTAGTCTGAAGTAAGACTTACCTGATGGAGTTTTAAACTTAATGAAGTTTAGAGAATCATAGTTAGTTCTTAGAAATTCTATAGTAGAATGAATAGCTTCTACACTAGGATACTCTACACTAGTCATTAATGTTTTACCTCTTCTGTGTTCAAAAGTGTACTTATACTTTCCGTTATCTTTTAAACTAATTACGAATGCACTCATATCAATTAAGAAACAAAATTAAAGAAATTTACTTTTACAGAAATATCTAAGGGGATGACATTTCTAAAGGGGACAAAAAAAAATCCCAAGCGTTAACTTGGGATTTTGTACTCGAGGCGGGACTTGAACCCGCACGGGCATTACTACCCACTGGATTTTAAGTCCAGCGTGTCTACCACTTCCACCACTCGAGCATGATGTAGAGCGAAAAACGGGGTTCGAACCCGCGACCTCAACCTTGGCAAGGTTGCGCTCTACCAACTGAGCTATTTTCGCATAATGTTTTTTAAGAACTTCGCTTTACTTCTGTATTGCGAGTGCAAATATAGAACGTTTTTTTGTTTATCCAAATAAAAAATGAGTAAAAAACAAAGATATTTATTAACTCATTGATTTACAAAGCCTGTGTTTATGCCTTTTTACAAAGGTTTTTGTTTAAAAAGTGAAAGGAAGCTCATTCGAGCTTCCTTGTTTATATTATTTGAGTTTTTTCTTTAACTCATTTATCTTCATAATCGCTTCTATTGGCGTGATATTATTGACATCTATAGCAAGGATATCTTCTTTTAATTCTTCTAACAGAGGATCATCTAGATTAAAGAAACTTAGTTGTAGATCATTTTCTACCGCTTTCAGTGGTTGTTGATCTTTAG
It encodes the following:
- a CDS encoding HlyD family secretion protein; this encodes MDIKTRIKITDRLITRITRYLASIIILIGSLWGIHTLWMYWKYEQTNDAQVQEYINPVISRVGGFLTEVRFEENQIVNKGDTLLVVDNREYTYDQATTSAEIAKQYALIKELDARQYTLSQTAAAAKSQIQGRESKYHQQELDYQRYKKLYEEDAATAQMLEEKQAQLNIGQSDYNTSVEHARAATASIADIEAQKQVLLKEITRLQELEKYKNLTVGYAVITAPYRGRMGKRSIDLGQMISVGQVLTYIVNDETPKWIIANFKETQIRNIQIGHQVEVVADAYPDRQFIGKVISIAPATGSSFSLLPPDNATGNFVKIVQRIPVRIEIISPADSEELLKAGMNVNVFIAKKQSNAK
- a CDS encoding helix-turn-helix domain-containing protein, which gives rise to MKIIDSLEFIDSIEEGVFINHEKSTKRYPLHQHQKGQLTYVEGGITYVTVDNVTYVVPAKYFFWIPEGVPHILRLSNSATVLHSLYFYTSDDDKDPFYTTLGIYAASDLLIEMIAYTVCWHDKMVNQDTPNFVFLQALKNILPTFINKNIQLQLPFSDNPRITKITDYLDSSFGLPLTLTDISNKFNMSERSVSRLFQAELQISFLQYLKALRIVKAIELLMKTEHSVSEIANTVGYVTLGAFSNAFCEFTGTRPLEMRKNK
- a CDS encoding TolC family protein: MKLGDFHLLAVLTSCVTMGYCQSTTLSISNKDTIQLSLQEIWEQTDLGSKRSLIQAKELQIRKENTDDARIGRYPVFNAFGKAEKASNIPVYTNGIFNKPEQHDVIHTLYNTGVSMYLNLYSGNRQNLEIVERKTLEAKANIEADMTKSEVRLEAIKSYLALAKLSRFKKVITQDIAEHKEQLIEIEHLYKNGVVLKSDVLRVTMEISKREMTLVQLQNDLSIENQKLVILTGRKDTDFIKPQDSFNEELFLESYDEALDIALEHGFKHLLSEESLVLSEIEQKKVKANTKPSIGLIGNFTMANPQIFLYPYNPSWYSLGTIGVQISFPISNLYQNVHKVRSRALEHEKEELQHQYVQDQIKEEVQQAYLRYQESLVQIEVCTKNKEHAAENARITKSTYFNKISLLTDLLDADVQHLQTQFELEAAKLDSIYKYYTLQFAKGLL
- a CDS encoding beta-carotene 15,15'-monooxygenase, yielding MQNNEASQLFVDWIPEWMIHVILFVLLMPSIVLFFLPAANATAAAGYFGCDPRDIQFSVSLLYAGFVSFYSLERRFFTYLATKEYFILFNVLQIVGCIVLYNVQALCIVFPVRFLQGMLFASTVNLSISTLYVRLDSSKAREISFSCFYGILICATPFNQLITSDLVDQYDYSFLYKIASFSFIPGLILIMLTMRFVRLQRKLPLYSLDWESFVLFSVVVVLFGYLTIYGQQYYWFEDRDIRLIGLTILITLFFFVWRQKHLKRPYINWHVWKYRNFKIGLFLLFILYICRFASGITNTHFINSLHLDPRHLSYLNSFNLIGLVTGVILACVWLINRRPMRFIWSLGFIALFLFHVGMYMQFAPSANPDDYYLLLFCQGLGVGVLMVPIIVYCVTSVPVSLSASAAAVCLGVRYFGYTCSIAIMNYYSLYSSNRHLSRFLDYLNIANPILETKLTQNTMKLKSRGMPSSIAEKASEKIMLSDLSKQIELRYAMDYFEILSLLLLVIIILVLFTPYLSKTWVYLKSKSVSPF